One Setaria viridis chromosome 3, Setaria_viridis_v4.0, whole genome shotgun sequence DNA window includes the following coding sequences:
- the LOC117850786 gene encoding uncharacterized protein, which produces MAATVHCARAFVLMSFECGASSSSRKTISCHKCCALVKPTLSQKELRKSRQIIQYRELVLPKSSLKGLACEQLANGMDDQWSHHCLHSSSVSSAQYSMKKVQDHQPHQPQGATYSTGLSKKEIERRQKIGAANKGQVPWTKGRKWSEEHRKLISLRTTEALRDPKVRKKMLGHRQLHRQASKDKISASLKKIWERRIVSVRSKQKVMQIWSNSIAEAAKRGDCSQDKLDWDSYERIKLDMISMYLWNKEREQTIKKLKKAVAKIAAKKLQAAGTRAKIAAKKFQAAGTRKVQAAGTKKLKPEKLLLQKLDAQLTRVVVSARPKVKERLTKWHCRKKELETVISSRTRKRGLRKPPRSQMTAERRAEVDLVVLEAPSGPIAGA; this is translated from the exons ATGGCCGCCACCGTCCACTGTGCCAG GGCATTTGTTCTGATGAGCTTTGAATGTGGTGCTAGCAGTTCTTCAAGAAAAACAATATCTTGTCACAAGTGTTGTGCATTGGTGAAGCCAACTCTATCACAGAAAGAACTTCGGAAATCAAGGCAAATAATTCAATATCGGGAGTTAGTATTGCCCAAATCATCCCTGAAAGGACTAGCTTGCGAACAATTGGCCAATGGAATGGATGACCAATGGTCCCATCATTGTTTGCACTCGTCCTCAGTTTCAAGTGCACAATATTCCATGAAAAAGGTGCAAGATCATCAACCTCACCAACCACAAGGTGCTACTTACTCCACTGGTTTGTCAAAGAAGGAAATCGAGAGAAGACAGAAGATTGGTGCTGCAAACAAGGGGCAGGTTCCCTGGACAAAAGGCCGGAAATGGAGTGAAG AGCATAGGAAGCTCATCAGTCTAAGGACTACTGAAGCTCTGAGAGATCCCAAG GTTAGGAAGAAAATGCTGGGGCATCGTCAACTACATAG ACAAGCGAGCAAAGATAAAATAAGCGCTTCATTGAAGAAGATCTGGGAGAGGCGAATAGTTTCTGTTAGATCAAAGCAGAAGGTTATGCAAATATGGTCAAACAGTATAGCCGAAGCAGCAAAGAGAGGTGATTGCAGCCAAGATAAGCTTGACTGGGACAGCTATGAAAGGATTAAATTGGATATGATATCTATGTACCTGTGGAACAAAGAGAGGGAACAGACAATCAAGAAGCTTAAGAAGGCGGTGGCAAAAATAGCTGCCAAAAAGCTGCAAGCAGCAGGAACAAGGGCAAAAATAGCTGCTAAGAAGTTTCAAGCAGCAGGGACAAGGAAAGTACAGGCTGCAGGGACAAAGAAGTTGAAACCTGAGAAGCTGTTGCTACAAAAATTGGATGCTCAGCTGACACGAGTGGTAGTATCTGCAAGACCAAAGGTTAAGGAGAGGCTAACAAAG TGGCACTGTCGGAAAAAAGAGCTTGAAACTGTGATAAGTTCACGGACAAGGAAAAGAGGATTGCGAAAGCCACCACGAAGTCAAATGACGGCAGAAAGGCGTGCAGAAGTGGACTTGGTCGTGCTTGAGGCTCCTTCTGGCCCGATTGCAGGAGCGTAA
- the LOC140222143 gene encoding LOW QUALITY PROTEIN: uncharacterized protein (The sequence of the model RefSeq protein was modified relative to this genomic sequence to represent the inferred CDS: deleted 1 base in 1 codon; substituted 1 base at 1 genomic stop codon), which yields MEDSAMSSGMIKLDASNYSLWKPMMEDLLYCKDLYEPIXDKILIGVMEEDWRVLNRKAVGVIHLYINHNIFHHVANDMDAFKLWKKLESIHRGDDSSIEDASPEHGDDQPSDQNDGEVDEDAEIDDTP from the exons ATGGAAGATAGTGCCATGTCAAGTGGTATGATCAAATTGGATGCTTCTAATTACTCTCTATGGAAGCCCATGATGGAGGATTTGCTGTATTGCAAGGATTTATATGAGCCAATT TGAGATAAAATTCTTATAGGAGTCATGGAGGAAGATTGGAGAGTACTCAATCGGAAGGCAGTAGGTGTGATTCATTTGTACATCAATCATAATATTTTCCACCATGTTGCTAATGATATGGATGCATTCAAGTTGTGGAAAAAGTTGGAGTCTAT TCATAGGGGAGATGATAGCAGCATTGAAGATGCTAGTCCAGAACATGGTGATGATCAGCCATCTGACCAAAATGATGGTGAAGTTGATGAGGACGCTGAAATTGATGACACTCCATAA
- the LOC117848998 gene encoding uncharacterized protein produces MTLDLRSSNYVKWSSFFKAMCGKFDLLRHINGTAPPNPLDAAWHQADCCVRSWLYGSVSESVLDFTMEDEQTGDLSIKDYDNKMKQAAAALRAAGKPVADSTLILNLLRGVNPSYNTTGDFIAATPNITFAVALDQLALNELCLANEAKVAASTALVASTPSLGYGSNCRSPSVPSSSQPRRKKGNGK; encoded by the exons ATGACGTTGGACCTTCGTTCCTCCAACTACGTCAAGTGGAGCTCCTTCTTCAAGGCCATGTGTGGCAAGTTCGACCTCCTGCGGCACATCAACGGGACTGCTCCTCCCAATCCCCTCGATGCTGCTTGGCATCAAGCAGACTGCTGCGTACGCAGCTGGCTGTATGGCTCCGTCTCTGAATCTGTCCTTGACTTCACCATGGAAGACGAACAGACA GGTGATCTGTCCATTAAAGACTACGACAACAAGATGAAGCAAGCTGCCGCTGCCCTTCGCGCTGCCGGGAAGCCAGTAGCTGACTCCACGCTCATCCTCAACCTCCTCCGCGGCGTCAACCCCAGCTACAACACCACTGGGGACTTCATCGCCGCCACACCGAACATCACCTTTGCCGTGGCGCTCGATCAACTCGCCCTGAACGAGCTGTGTTTGGCGAACGAGGCCAAGGTTGCAGCATCCACTGCCCTTGTCGCCTCCACGCCTTCCCTTGGCTACGGCTCCAATTGCCGCTCTCCATCCGTGCCATCAAGCTCCCAACCACGGCGCAAGAAGGGCAATGGCAAGTAG